A genomic segment from Candidatus Eisenbacteria bacterium encodes:
- a CDS encoding tetratricopeptide repeat protein, with protein sequence MHDTSTASAPIYPLATDTDAPTTDVQLPPELLDRMEPLQRVDLMMRYGSRHSALRELQRMLSHATDAATRVRCYFKAGQLRERMQEWDAARSCYEEAVARVSEGDGDAYLALNNLAYCQNRLRRHDDAEQSCRRAISIDPSLFHAHKNLGIALEALGRFAEAADSYHRAFQAAPHEQVAFRRLRFLLARHPEIRTDRPDVLRVIEGRLAEGRRDWPTSQAVRAQEDQATLRRLLASILVHEPLTEGDVQVFGLGWQPGDGLRYRTLDEVLSEKGIEVMEVSESGSVPTIRVVNHTDSRVFAMAGEGLVGAKQNRVLNASILLEAGADLHLPVSCVERGRWSYRTRQFESHMRSSHYALRHMMSRHSYEGYRAHGTPGSDQSEVWGEVERLLSSHGTKSPSSALHDAYEQAGERLEKATERLKPRADWCGAAFAFGGSVVGVDLFDKPKTLERLWPMLIRAYALDVLQRPDPPETAPQVTREHVSHWVRSSGSAVMDAFSSPGLGLDVRLESDRHVGAALMVDGMPLHLEMFFENDV encoded by the coding sequence GTGCACGACACCTCCACCGCCTCCGCTCCCATCTACCCGCTCGCGACCGACACGGATGCTCCCACCACCGATGTGCAGTTGCCTCCGGAACTCCTGGATCGAATGGAACCACTCCAGCGGGTGGACTTGATGATGCGCTACGGCTCTCGGCACTCCGCCCTGCGTGAGCTACAACGAATGCTGTCGCATGCGACCGATGCCGCGACGCGTGTCCGGTGCTACTTCAAGGCGGGCCAGCTCCGTGAGCGGATGCAGGAATGGGATGCCGCGAGGTCGTGCTACGAGGAGGCTGTCGCTCGAGTGTCGGAGGGCGACGGTGACGCGTATCTGGCGCTTAACAACCTGGCGTATTGCCAGAACCGGCTACGCCGTCATGACGACGCCGAACAGTCCTGTCGACGTGCCATCTCCATCGATCCAAGTCTGTTTCATGCTCACAAGAACCTTGGGATCGCACTCGAAGCTCTTGGACGATTCGCCGAAGCTGCCGACTCGTATCACCGTGCGTTCCAGGCCGCGCCGCACGAGCAGGTCGCGTTTCGGCGGCTTCGATTTCTCCTGGCCAGGCATCCAGAAATTCGAACGGACCGGCCGGATGTTCTTCGAGTCATCGAAGGTCGACTCGCAGAAGGACGGCGTGACTGGCCTACCTCACAAGCCGTACGTGCGCAAGAGGATCAGGCGACCCTCCGCCGGCTCCTGGCGTCGATCTTGGTTCATGAGCCCCTGACCGAGGGAGACGTCCAGGTCTTCGGCCTCGGTTGGCAGCCTGGGGACGGTCTTCGGTATCGGACGCTCGATGAAGTCCTGTCCGAGAAGGGCATCGAGGTGATGGAGGTCAGCGAATCAGGGAGCGTGCCTACGATCCGTGTCGTGAATCACACGGACTCGCGCGTCTTTGCGATGGCGGGTGAAGGACTCGTGGGTGCGAAACAGAATCGCGTGCTGAACGCGAGCATCCTGCTCGAAGCGGGCGCCGACTTGCACCTTCCGGTGAGCTGCGTGGAGCGCGGACGCTGGTCGTACCGTACCCGCCAGTTTGAGAGCCACATGCGATCCTCGCACTACGCGCTCCGGCACATGATGTCACGTCACTCGTACGAGGGCTATCGAGCCCACGGGACTCCGGGCTCGGATCAGAGTGAGGTATGGGGGGAAGTCGAGCGTCTCCTTTCAAGCCATGGGACGAAGTCGCCTTCGAGTGCGCTGCACGACGCGTACGAGCAGGCCGGTGAACGGCTCGAGAAGGCAACGGAACGTCTGAAGCCGCGAGCGGACTGGTGCGGAGCGGCGTTCGCGTTTGGGGGTTCGGTCGTGGGAGTCGACCTCTTCGACAAGCCCAAGACACTCGAACGGCTATGGCCGATGCTGATCCGTGCGTACGCCCTCGACGTGCTCCAGCGTCCGGATCCTCCGGAGACCGCACCGCAGGTTACGCGGGAACATGTCTCGCATTGGGTACGCAGCTCCGGCTCCGCCGTCATGGACGCATTCTCGTCCCCAGGGCTGGGCCTCGACGTCCGGCTCGAGAGCGATCGCCATGTGGGTGCCGCCCTCATGGTGGATGGGATGCCTCTGCACCTGGAGATGTTCTTCGAGAACGACGTGTAG
- a CDS encoding methyltransferase domain-containing protein — protein sequence MSNDPSQDVARRKEQVAGVFDRAAGTYGRVGPPFFSHFARRLVDLAEIPRGARVLDIATGRGAVLFLVAARAGSTGSVVGIDISESMVRETAQDARRRGLQNVEVVRMDAEEIRFPDASFDGALCGLGLFFFPRAARALSEIHRVLKPGARFAASTWGTDEQAWERLYDVFQTCLPLQSRRSPKAHEFETPEGMQALLGEAGFVDIRVIREDADFVYRTKEEWWATQWSHGARGGIEKIESASGQEGLARFQSEIDEHLDALMKPTGIHHFMHVLVTLATKPPE from the coding sequence GTGAGCAACGACCCATCGCAGGACGTCGCACGGAGAAAGGAACAGGTCGCGGGCGTCTTCGATCGCGCCGCCGGGACGTACGGCCGAGTCGGGCCGCCCTTCTTCTCCCACTTCGCGCGCCGCCTGGTGGATCTTGCCGAGATTCCGCGAGGAGCCCGCGTCCTGGACATCGCGACCGGAAGAGGCGCGGTGCTCTTCCTGGTCGCGGCACGGGCGGGATCTACCGGATCGGTGGTCGGAATCGACATCTCGGAGTCCATGGTGCGGGAGACGGCTCAGGATGCGCGCCGGCGCGGTCTCCAGAACGTGGAGGTGGTTCGGATGGACGCCGAGGAGATCCGGTTTCCGGACGCGTCGTTCGACGGGGCTCTGTGCGGCCTCGGGCTCTTCTTCTTTCCCCGAGCGGCGCGCGCCCTGTCCGAGATTCACCGGGTGCTGAAGCCTGGAGCCCGGTTCGCGGCCTCCACCTGGGGAACGGACGAGCAGGCCTGGGAACGGCTCTACGACGTGTTCCAGACGTGTCTGCCGCTCCAGTCCCGGCGTTCCCCCAAAGCGCACGAGTTCGAGACTCCCGAGGGGATGCAGGCGCTCTTGGGTGAGGCCGGCTTCGTCGACATTCGCGTGATTCGCGAGGACGCGGACTTCGTCTACCGCACGAAGGAAGAGTGGTGGGCCACGCAGTGGTCGCACGGTGCGAGGGGAGGGATTGAGAAGATCGAGAGCGCGTCAGGCCAGGAGGGTTTGGCCCGGTTCCAGTCGGAGATCGACGAACACCTTGATGCTCTAATGAAACCCACCGGAATCCACCACTTCATGCACGTGCTCGTGACCCTGGCGACGAAGCCGCCCGAGTAG
- a CDS encoding dienelactone hydrolase family protein → MATVVLFHHVQGLTVGILDFADELRAAGHVVYTPDLFEGRTFTKLEGGMEYAKSLGFGTILDRGMQAGEKFPSDSVYAGFSMGVMPAQKLVQTRPGARGALFFHSAIPLDEFGGAWPKGVPLQIHTMEHDEMGDVEVAQQLVKEVPGTELYLYPGNRHLFTDSSLPEYDDPAAALVKSRALRFLAEKS, encoded by the coding sequence ATGGCAACCGTCGTTCTCTTCCATCACGTTCAGGGCCTCACCGTCGGCATCCTCGACTTCGCGGACGAGCTGCGGGCCGCGGGCCATGTCGTCTACACCCCTGACCTCTTCGAAGGCAGAACGTTCACGAAGCTGGAGGGCGGCATGGAGTACGCGAAGTCCCTCGGGTTCGGAACCATTCTCGATCGCGGGATGCAGGCCGGGGAGAAATTCCCGAGTGATTCCGTGTACGCTGGATTCTCGATGGGCGTGATGCCGGCGCAAAAGCTCGTCCAAACCCGCCCCGGAGCTCGCGGGGCGCTCTTCTTCCACAGCGCGATTCCCCTCGACGAGTTCGGCGGCGCATGGCCGAAGGGCGTTCCGCTCCAGATCCACACGATGGAGCACGACGAGATGGGGGACGTCGAGGTGGCGCAGCAGCTCGTGAAGGAGGTCCCGGGTACCGAGCTCTACTTGTATCCCGGAAATCGGCACCTCTTCACGGACAGCAGCCTTCCGGAATACGACGATCCAGCGGCGGCGCTGGTGAAGTCGCGGGCGCTTCGCTTCCTCGCGGAGAAGTCGTAA
- a CDS encoding ankyrin repeat domain-containing protein: protein MDPSPIRKPGAPRSPAPRVISFAGAIVAAAALSGCDMKQAQSDLEAIANFIAQAERRKADAREVRDDPILAAAHRGNVEAVRRMLSEGPDSVRRHVRARDVAGMTALHFAAWAGSPEITEMLVQAGAVVDARDAGGVTPFGLAARWGNHAVMKVLLRHGANVTHRDDLGKTVLHLAAMYDHAEVCEILIEHGISPNVRDNHGNTPLHSAALQARRRSTAVLLKHGANPNAKGFLGYTPLHVASDGSTAKGEADPELCRLLVQAGADPNATTEWGATGIFIAANNQDSTIVATLLELGTDPRVTQEDGSTALRSAVMGGGAAVVKLLLERGMNPNERTRNMNGAMIHVAIHARDPEIARLLLEHGAIVQATDQYGRTPLFEAAQNGRCDLVALLLDHGARVDTPDRHRRTALHVAAANGYTECVRILLEAGAEVHARDVSGDTPMKVAWGKPVVKDLLREYGAKR from the coding sequence ATGGACCCATCTCCGATCCGGAAGCCGGGCGCACCCCGTTCCCCAGCTCCTCGAGTCATCTCGTTCGCGGGAGCCATCGTCGCGGCCGCCGCGCTCTCCGGCTGCGACATGAAGCAGGCGCAGTCCGACCTCGAGGCGATCGCCAACTTCATCGCGCAGGCCGAGCGCCGGAAGGCCGACGCGCGGGAGGTGCGAGACGATCCCATTCTCGCCGCCGCGCACCGCGGGAACGTCGAGGCCGTGAGACGGATGCTGTCCGAGGGCCCGGACTCGGTGCGGCGGCACGTCCGGGCGCGCGACGTCGCGGGCATGACCGCCCTTCACTTCGCCGCATGGGCGGGAAGTCCCGAGATCACCGAGATGCTCGTCCAGGCGGGAGCGGTCGTGGATGCGCGGGACGCGGGCGGCGTCACGCCCTTCGGTCTCGCGGCCCGATGGGGAAACCACGCGGTCATGAAGGTCCTGCTCCGGCATGGGGCGAACGTCACCCACCGGGACGATCTCGGCAAGACCGTGCTCCACCTGGCCGCGATGTACGACCACGCGGAGGTGTGCGAGATCCTGATCGAGCACGGCATCAGCCCCAACGTGAGGGACAACCACGGGAACACGCCGCTCCACAGCGCCGCGCTCCAGGCCCGGAGGCGTTCGACGGCCGTCCTCCTGAAGCATGGCGCCAATCCCAACGCGAAGGGGTTCCTCGGGTATACGCCGCTCCACGTGGCCTCGGACGGCTCGACCGCGAAGGGCGAGGCGGACCCCGAGCTGTGCCGGCTTCTCGTCCAGGCCGGCGCGGACCCGAACGCCACGACGGAGTGGGGAGCGACCGGGATCTTCATTGCCGCGAACAATCAGGATTCGACGATCGTCGCGACACTTCTCGAGCTGGGCACGGATCCTCGCGTGACCCAGGAGGACGGATCGACCGCGCTCCGGTCCGCGGTCATGGGCGGCGGCGCCGCGGTCGTGAAGTTACTCCTGGAGCGAGGGATGAACCCGAACGAGCGGACGAGGAACATGAACGGCGCGATGATCCATGTCGCGATCCACGCGAGGGACCCCGAGATCGCGCGATTGCTTCTCGAGCACGGCGCGATCGTGCAGGCGACCGACCAGTACGGCCGCACCCCCCTGTTCGAGGCGGCGCAAAACGGCCGCTGCGATCTCGTGGCGCTCCTGCTCGATCACGGGGCCCGCGTCGACACGCCGGACCGGCATCGCCGGACGGCGCTCCATGTGGCGGCCGCGAACGGGTACACCGAGTGCGTGAGGATCCTGCTCGAGGCAGGCGCCGAGGTTCATGCGCGAGATGTCAGTGGCGATACGCCGATGAAGGTCGCGTGGGGCAAGCCGGTGGTGAAGGATCTGCTGCGGGAGTACGGCGCGAAGCGCTGA
- a CDS encoding S16 family serine protease, which translates to MATRNFAIHLSAVPTDLEERLRYAKVLLELGDLGLAEMEVAEVLDVSPEHLEALSLFAKLKHMRRQLSLAVACSAQIQSRRPGSGQQARMHLESMLHLAQDPTHGAGEFLAMGQFQLVQKPTAYLALEEAFRLYVARRPNEACTTCRSVANRYRERDSEVYKLAVLAESWIYELIGDLEVASGILEDLGRERGFETDIDRLMALVSLYEKAGTRDRLEAAVNICKYLEQHYEDTEVLGRLALLYRRLGQREEAVEYEKRHLSSYRRSRHRAELTDLIAVASSRFVPIQKLRRIRIPEAALPAGLGRREKALAVALQGDYESAKAALPGDGDLLDRKYRANLEDLSNGSGPEGAIELYTRVLRDDPTDIHVIDRVLELAAQERSRLIEELLRDPKTMAPVLETLESAVHTTPDDHRLWRRLATLFEIQRGESPQYRRFAERADSLERSSRERSRTIGRVLSAATYRFAGRIHGLIHEVWATRELASPGQGGILRRDDILGNVTDEMRGNIRSTFLAVREYAQAKFPHSTRDILEYNYGYKVTKEDEPSGGTSAGLPTALAFLSLFLQRPVPQDVASTGVVVTDAHDVLTVRTVGDVEYKVDGAYHRNLRTILVPTGNRPFLERNSLVPREICDEIVRYVSDLDEGARLMFGDLEFL; encoded by the coding sequence GTGGCGACCCGCAACTTCGCAATTCACCTGTCCGCCGTTCCCACCGACCTCGAGGAACGGCTCCGCTATGCGAAGGTCCTCCTCGAGCTGGGGGATCTGGGGCTCGCGGAGATGGAGGTCGCCGAGGTTCTCGACGTGAGTCCCGAGCACCTCGAGGCGCTGAGCCTCTTCGCGAAGCTGAAGCACATGCGGCGCCAGCTCTCGCTGGCCGTCGCCTGCAGCGCCCAGATCCAGTCGCGCCGCCCCGGCTCGGGACAGCAGGCGAGGATGCACCTCGAGTCGATGCTCCATCTCGCGCAGGACCCGACCCACGGGGCGGGGGAGTTCCTCGCCATGGGGCAGTTCCAGCTGGTTCAGAAGCCGACGGCGTACCTGGCTCTGGAAGAGGCGTTTCGTCTGTATGTGGCGCGCCGTCCCAACGAGGCCTGCACGACGTGCCGCAGCGTCGCGAACCGCTACCGGGAGCGGGACTCCGAGGTCTACAAGCTCGCCGTTCTCGCGGAGTCCTGGATCTACGAGCTGATCGGGGATCTCGAGGTCGCGAGCGGCATCCTGGAGGACCTGGGCCGGGAGCGCGGGTTCGAAACCGACATCGACCGTCTGATGGCGCTCGTCTCGCTGTACGAGAAGGCGGGGACGAGGGACCGGCTCGAGGCCGCGGTGAACATCTGCAAGTACCTCGAGCAGCACTACGAGGACACCGAGGTGCTCGGCCGGCTCGCGCTCCTCTATCGCAGGCTCGGCCAGCGCGAGGAGGCGGTCGAGTACGAGAAGCGGCACCTCTCGTCCTACCGCCGCTCCCGCCATCGCGCGGAGCTGACCGACCTGATCGCGGTGGCCTCGTCGAGGTTCGTGCCGATCCAGAAGCTGCGCCGGATCCGGATCCCCGAAGCGGCGCTGCCGGCAGGTCTCGGGAGGCGCGAGAAGGCGCTGGCCGTGGCGCTGCAGGGGGACTACGAGTCGGCCAAGGCGGCGCTTCCCGGTGACGGAGATCTCCTGGATCGGAAGTACCGTGCCAATCTCGAGGATCTCTCGAACGGAAGCGGCCCCGAGGGAGCCATCGAGCTCTACACCCGCGTCTTGCGCGACGATCCGACCGACATCCACGTGATCGATCGGGTGCTGGAGCTGGCAGCCCAGGAACGCTCCCGCCTGATCGAAGAGCTGCTCCGCGATCCGAAGACCATGGCCCCGGTGCTCGAGACCCTGGAGTCGGCGGTCCATACCACGCCGGACGACCACCGGCTCTGGAGGCGTCTCGCGACCCTGTTCGAGATCCAGCGTGGCGAGTCGCCCCAGTACCGCCGGTTCGCGGAGCGCGCGGACTCCCTCGAGCGAAGCTCGCGCGAGCGGTCCCGGACCATCGGCCGCGTCCTCTCGGCGGCGACCTACCGGTTCGCCGGACGGATCCACGGATTGATCCACGAGGTCTGGGCGACGCGCGAGCTGGCGTCCCCGGGGCAGGGGGGGATCCTGCGCCGGGACGACATCCTGGGGAACGTCACCGACGAGATGCGGGGGAACATCCGGAGCACGTTCCTCGCGGTGCGCGAGTACGCGCAGGCCAAATTCCCGCACTCGACGCGGGATATCCTCGAGTACAACTACGGCTACAAGGTCACGAAGGAGGATGAGCCATCCGGCGGCACGTCGGCCGGGCTCCCGACCGCGCTCGCGTTCCTGTCGCTCTTCCTCCAGCGGCCCGTTCCCCAGGACGTGGCCTCCACGGGGGTCGTGGTCACGGACGCGCACGACGTGCTCACGGTGCGGACCGTGGGGGACGTGGAGTACAAGGTGGACGGCGCGTACCACCGCAATCTGCGCACGATCCTGGTCCCCACGGGGAATCGGCCCTTTCTCGAGCGGAACAGTCTCGTTCCTCGCGAGATCTGTGACGAGATCGTGCGCTACGTGTCGGACCTGGACGAGGGGGCACGCCTCATGTTCGGGGATCTCGAGTTCCTATAG